The following are from one region of the Knoellia sp. p5-6-4 genome:
- a CDS encoding NAD(P)/FAD-dependent oxidoreductase — MPVSDAVVIGSGPNGLVAANLLADQGWDVTVLEAQQTPGGAVRSDSEVHPGYVHDTFSSFYPLAAASPTIAALGLDRYGLEWLDAPAVAGTPFLTGEWALMHRTPEQTAAALDVLAPGDGQAWLDLCAGWQKVGDAAVRALLEPFPPMRAGARLVTRLPGAGGLGFVQMMLSPLQSMAGTRFRGRGAQMLLAGNAAHADIPMDAPGSTIMAWLLAMIGQHLGYPVPRGGAGMLSGAMVRRFADRGGDLRLGQHARRVLVRDGRATAVAADDGEVFTARRAVLADVSAPALFGALVAADDLPARLLRRMEHFEWDPGTVKVDFALSGPVPWASIPAAAPGTVHIAESIDEIRQNGAEIAAGAAPATPFLLCGQMAAADPGRAPEGAESLWLYTHVPHHTTSDAGDGTITGRWDRDDVERMADRMQARVEAYAPGFGDRVVARRAMGPRELEARDENLVGGSVNGGTAGLHQQLVFRPVPGLGRAETPVKGLYLASASAHPGGGVHGACGSNAARAALAHDRVRSVRSLIPLGRKDSTP; from the coding sequence GTGCCGGTTTCCGACGCCGTCGTCATCGGCAGCGGCCCCAACGGCCTCGTGGCAGCGAACCTGCTTGCCGACCAGGGCTGGGACGTGACGGTGCTCGAGGCGCAGCAGACCCCCGGCGGCGCGGTGCGCTCCGACTCCGAGGTGCACCCAGGCTACGTGCACGACACGTTCAGCTCCTTCTACCCCTTGGCCGCAGCCTCCCCGACCATCGCCGCGCTCGGGCTCGATCGCTACGGGCTGGAGTGGCTGGACGCCCCCGCGGTGGCGGGAACGCCGTTCCTCACGGGGGAGTGGGCGCTGATGCACCGCACCCCCGAGCAGACCGCCGCCGCCCTCGACGTGCTGGCGCCGGGCGACGGGCAGGCCTGGCTCGACCTGTGCGCCGGCTGGCAGAAGGTGGGAGATGCGGCAGTCCGAGCGCTGCTGGAGCCGTTCCCGCCGATGCGGGCCGGTGCACGGCTGGTGACCCGGCTGCCCGGAGCCGGCGGTCTCGGTTTCGTCCAGATGATGCTCTCGCCGCTGCAGAGCATGGCGGGCACGCGCTTCCGGGGCAGGGGCGCGCAGATGCTGCTGGCCGGGAACGCCGCCCACGCCGACATCCCCATGGACGCACCCGGGTCGACGATCATGGCCTGGCTGCTCGCCATGATCGGCCAGCACCTCGGCTACCCGGTGCCCCGGGGCGGGGCCGGCATGCTCAGTGGCGCCATGGTCCGGCGGTTCGCGGACCGCGGGGGCGACCTCCGGTTGGGCCAGCACGCGCGGCGGGTGCTCGTGCGGGACGGTCGAGCGACCGCGGTCGCGGCCGACGACGGCGAGGTCTTCACGGCCCGGCGAGCGGTGCTGGCCGACGTCAGCGCCCCAGCGCTGTTCGGCGCGCTCGTTGCGGCCGACGACCTGCCGGCCCGCCTGTTGCGCCGGATGGAGCACTTCGAGTGGGACCCGGGCACGGTGAAGGTGGACTTTGCCCTGAGCGGGCCGGTGCCGTGGGCTTCGATCCCAGCGGCCGCGCCCGGCACGGTGCACATCGCTGAGTCGATCGACGAGATCCGGCAGAACGGTGCGGAGATCGCCGCCGGCGCGGCGCCCGCCACCCCCTTCCTGCTCTGCGGCCAGATGGCCGCGGCCGACCCGGGGCGGGCCCCCGAGGGCGCGGAGTCCCTGTGGCTCTACACCCACGTGCCGCACCACACCACCTCGGATGCCGGTGACGGCACCATCACCGGTCGGTGGGACCGCGACGACGTCGAGCGGATGGCCGACCGGATGCAGGCACGGGTCGAGGCCTACGCGCCGGGATTCGGTGACCGGGTCGTCGCTCGCCGGGCGATGGGGCCCCGCGAGCTCGAGGCGCGCGACGAGAACCTCGTCGGTGGCTCGGTCAACGGTGGCACCGCCGGCCTGCACCAGCAGCTGGTCTTCCGGCCGGTGCCCGGACTGGGCCGGGCCGAGACGCCGGTCAAAGGCCTCTACCTCGCCTCGGCGTCCGCACACCCCGGTGGCGGCGTGCACGGGGCGTGCGGCTCCAACGCGGCCCGTGCCGCCCTGGCGCACGACCGGGTCCGGTCGGTCCGCTCCCTCATCCCACTCGGCAGGAAGGACTCCACGC
- a CDS encoding MFS transporter: MPIQRYRRVLSSPALRQALMLGLLVRMPIFAGGVVLTLHVVSSLHRSYGAAGLVSAAATIAIAISGPWRGRLLDRLGLRRVVVPSIVVAAVCWSIAPFVGYWWLLSLAALAGLFVIPSFSIIRQAVIAAVPESDRRTAISLDSVAVELSFMVGPAVGVWAATVWPTSWVLFTIEMVGVAAGVLLWLANPVIREAADESVLDGNGVPVAAAGAARSEWFRPQFLAICLAATATTVVLGGSDIAIVAALRAFGEQASIGWVLAVWGFGSLVGGLVYGGLHRSISAFWLLGGLSVVTAPMTLAAGVPSLAVLSFVAGLLCAPTITATVDQVSRVVPLSARGEAMGWHGSFMTAGLALGAPAAGVAIDRWGWGAGFTMVAGLGLVVAATGAAATRVRRRRFATAGAA, translated from the coding sequence GTGCCCATCCAGCGCTACCGCCGTGTCCTGTCCAGCCCTGCCCTGAGGCAGGCGCTCATGCTCGGGCTGCTGGTGCGCATGCCGATCTTCGCCGGCGGCGTGGTGCTCACGCTCCACGTGGTCAGCTCCCTGCACCGCAGTTACGGTGCCGCTGGGCTGGTGTCGGCCGCGGCAACCATCGCCATCGCCATCAGCGGGCCGTGGCGCGGCCGGCTGCTCGACCGCCTCGGCCTGCGCCGGGTGGTCGTCCCCTCGATCGTGGTGGCCGCCGTCTGCTGGTCGATCGCCCCGTTCGTCGGGTACTGGTGGCTGCTGTCGCTCGCGGCGCTCGCCGGCCTGTTCGTCATCCCGTCGTTCTCGATCATCCGCCAGGCCGTCATCGCGGCGGTGCCCGAGAGCGACCGCCGCACCGCGATCTCGCTCGACTCGGTGGCAGTGGAGCTGTCCTTCATGGTGGGACCGGCCGTGGGGGTCTGGGCCGCGACCGTGTGGCCGACCTCCTGGGTCCTGTTCACCATCGAGATGGTGGGGGTGGCCGCCGGGGTGCTGCTGTGGCTCGCCAACCCCGTAATCCGCGAGGCTGCCGACGAGTCCGTGCTCGACGGCAACGGCGTACCGGTGGCGGCCGCGGGCGCTGCCCGCAGCGAGTGGTTCCGCCCGCAGTTCCTCGCCATCTGCCTGGCGGCCACGGCCACCACCGTGGTGCTCGGCGGCTCCGACATCGCGATCGTCGCGGCCCTGCGCGCGTTCGGCGAGCAGGCGTCCATCGGCTGGGTGCTGGCCGTCTGGGGCTTCGGGTCGCTCGTCGGTGGACTGGTCTACGGCGGACTGCACCGCTCGATCTCGGCCTTCTGGCTGCTCGGCGGCCTGAGTGTGGTCACCGCCCCGATGACCCTGGCAGCCGGCGTCCCGTCGCTGGCGGTCCTCTCCTTCGTGGCCGGCCTGTTGTGCGCCCCGACGATCACGGCCACCGTCGACCAGGTGAGCCGCGTCGTGCCGCTGTCGGCACGGGGCGAGGCGATGGGGTGGCACGGCTCGTTCATGACCGCGGGGTTGGCCCTCGGGGCCCCCGCCGCGGGGGTCGCCATCGACCGCTGGGGCTGGGGAGCCGGTTTCACCATGGTGGCCGGCCTCGGGCTGGTGGTCGCCGCCACCGGCGCGGCCGCCACCCGGGTGCGGCGTCGGCGCTTCGCCACGGCCGGCGCCGCCTGA
- a CDS encoding DUF6596 domain-containing protein: MPDARDVARAVEEAHRSHWATVLAATVRLTRDLDLAEDCTQDAFVRALQTWATGIPDSTGGWLATVARRLALDRMRHEATLRRKLPLLAVEAAPRAGPDPRPGDPLRLVFTCCHPALGRDAQLALTLRLMCGLTTAEIARVLLAKETAVAARITRAKQKIAGAGVPFRLPSDDALPARLDTVLTVVHLAYTAGHSASGDRLVREDLTARAVGLARLLVAQLPQEPEALGLLALLLFAEARARSRLDPGGNLVLLADQDRSRWDSSLVHEGLALATRALGAGDGRFTLQAAIAGLHMSSPAWEATDWPQVVRMYDALLLRWPSPVVALNRAAAASLVPGADLEAVLRDLDALEGEPTLAAYPYLPATRADVLSRLGRGTQARQAYDDALALTDSEAERRFLLSRRGGP; the protein is encoded by the coding sequence GTGCCCGACGCCCGCGACGTCGCGCGAGCGGTGGAGGAGGCGCACCGCAGCCACTGGGCCACGGTCCTGGCGGCGACGGTGCGCCTCACCCGTGACCTCGACCTCGCTGAGGACTGCACCCAGGACGCCTTCGTCCGGGCCCTGCAGACCTGGGCGACGGGCATCCCCGACAGCACAGGCGGTTGGCTGGCGACCGTCGCCCGCCGCCTCGCCCTCGACCGGATGCGGCACGAGGCGACGCTGCGGCGCAAGCTGCCGCTCCTGGCGGTGGAGGCGGCCCCGAGAGCGGGTCCTGACCCGCGGCCGGGGGACCCGCTCCGCCTGGTGTTCACCTGCTGCCACCCGGCCCTCGGCCGCGACGCGCAGCTGGCCCTGACACTGCGCCTGATGTGCGGCCTCACGACCGCCGAGATCGCCCGGGTGCTCCTCGCCAAGGAGACAGCCGTGGCTGCCCGGATCACCCGGGCCAAGCAGAAGATCGCCGGAGCCGGTGTGCCATTCCGGCTCCCTTCGGACGACGCCCTGCCGGCCCGCCTCGACACCGTCCTCACGGTCGTCCACCTCGCCTACACCGCGGGCCACAGCGCCTCCGGCGACCGGCTGGTGCGCGAGGACCTCACCGCGCGGGCGGTGGGGCTGGCGCGGCTCCTGGTCGCCCAGCTGCCCCAGGAGCCGGAGGCGCTCGGGCTGCTGGCCCTGCTCCTGTTCGCCGAGGCCAGGGCGAGGTCCCGCCTCGATCCGGGCGGCAACCTCGTCCTGCTCGCCGACCAGGACCGCTCACGCTGGGACAGCTCTCTCGTGCACGAGGGGTTGGCGCTGGCGACGCGGGCCCTCGGCGCCGGTGACGGGCGCTTCACCCTCCAGGCGGCCATCGCCGGGCTCCACATGTCGTCCCCGGCGTGGGAGGCCACGGACTGGCCCCAGGTGGTGCGGATGTACGACGCACTGCTGCTGCGCTGGCCCAGCCCCGTCGTCGCCCTCAACCGGGCCGCGGCGGCCAGCCTCGTCCCCGGCGCGGACCTCGAGGCCGTGCTGCGCGACCTCGACGCGCTCGAGGGGGAGCCGACACTCGCCGCCTACCCGTACCTCCCGGCGACCCGGGCCGACGTCCTCAGCCGGCTTGGCCGCGGGACGCAGGCCCGGCAGGCGTACGACGACGCGCTGGCCCTCACGGACAGCGAGGCGGAACGGCGCTTCCTGCTCTCCCGGCGCGGCGGCCCCTGA
- a CDS encoding YciI family protein, whose product MAEYMFLLFDDESWFDDLTPESWESAMKLHGAFAQSVEAAGARILDGKALQRTTTATTVRKDWDNPSAPPVVTDGPFIETKEALGGYYVIEARDLDQALELGALCPTGALEIRPILDTSGSGSTG is encoded by the coding sequence ATGGCCGAGTACATGTTCCTGCTGTTCGACGACGAGAGCTGGTTCGACGACCTCACCCCGGAGTCCTGGGAGTCGGCGATGAAGCTGCACGGCGCGTTCGCCCAGTCGGTCGAGGCTGCCGGAGCCAGGATCCTTGACGGCAAGGCGCTGCAGCGCACGACGACAGCCACGACGGTTCGCAAGGACTGGGACAACCCGTCCGCGCCCCCGGTGGTCACCGACGGGCCGTTCATCGAGACCAAGGAGGCGCTCGGTGGCTACTACGTCATCGAGGCCAGGGACCTCGACCAGGCCCTGGAGCTCGGCGCGCTGTGCCCCACCGGCGCGCTGGAGATCCGCCCGATCCTCGACACGAGCGGCTCCGGCTCCACCGGCTGA
- a CDS encoding SseB family protein — protein MTGGQHDSAGVPWGGRELTGTGFDDDTGAADPALAAALEHPGDEAALMGAVAPARLLVPIVAEPVSVEEVGGLVAEKQTDMAAVTLVAPDGQRALPVFTSLETLQAWDPQARPVPVTASRAAQAAVSERCDVMVLDVAGPRTVVLRPSMVWALAQQRDWVPAHEDPVVERAVAAAVRPEESVRAHAVGAGLPQGRGVLAVTLELVPGLTAEQVQAVATRVGERLATDGELRARVDGLAFSIR, from the coding sequence GTGACGGGCGGACAGCACGACTCGGCGGGCGTTCCCTGGGGTGGCCGCGAGCTGACGGGCACCGGCTTCGACGACGACACGGGAGCGGCCGACCCGGCCCTCGCCGCCGCTCTCGAGCACCCCGGCGACGAGGCGGCCCTCATGGGTGCCGTGGCTCCGGCGCGGCTGCTGGTGCCCATCGTCGCCGAGCCCGTCAGCGTCGAGGAGGTCGGTGGCCTGGTCGCAGAGAAGCAGACCGACATGGCTGCGGTGACCCTCGTGGCACCCGACGGGCAGCGCGCCCTGCCCGTCTTCACGAGCCTGGAGACCCTGCAGGCCTGGGACCCGCAGGCCCGCCCCGTGCCGGTGACCGCAAGCCGGGCCGCGCAGGCGGCCGTCTCGGAGCGCTGCGACGTCATGGTGCTCGACGTCGCAGGCCCGCGCACCGTGGTGCTGCGCCCGTCGATGGTCTGGGCGCTGGCCCAGCAGCGCGACTGGGTCCCGGCCCACGAGGACCCGGTGGTCGAGCGCGCCGTCGCCGCCGCGGTGCGACCCGAGGAGTCGGTGCGGGCGCACGCGGTCGGGGCCGGGCTGCCGCAGGGGCGCGGGGTCCTCGCGGTCACCCTGGAGCTCGTGCCCGGCCTCACGGCCGAGCAGGTGCAGGCCGTCGCCACCCGGGTGGGGGAGCGGCTGGCCACCGACGGCGAGCTGCGGGCGCGGGTCGACGGGCTGGCCTTCTCCATCCGGTAG
- a CDS encoding Rid family hydrolase: MTEVQRHSTGGPWEDAFAYSRAVRSGDRIIVSGCTAVRDGVAQHLGDPAGQARTAFRTAVEAVEALGGTVEHVVRTRMYIVHRRDAEAVGHVHGELFAAVRPAASMLVVAGLISPELLVEVEVEAVVGAPGSDTGGEAPS; encoded by the coding sequence ATGACCGAGGTGCAGCGGCACAGCACCGGCGGCCCCTGGGAGGACGCCTTCGCGTACTCGCGTGCAGTCCGCTCCGGCGACCGCATCATCGTCTCGGGCTGCACGGCGGTGCGGGACGGCGTCGCGCAGCACCTCGGCGACCCGGCCGGCCAGGCCCGCACCGCCTTCCGCACCGCTGTCGAGGCTGTCGAGGCGCTGGGCGGGACGGTCGAGCACGTGGTGCGGACCCGGATGTACATCGTGCACCGCCGTGACGCCGAGGCGGTCGGACACGTGCACGGCGAGCTGTTCGCCGCTGTGCGGCCGGCGGCCTCGATGCTCGTCGTCGCCGGGCTGATCTCGCCCGAGCTGCTCGTCGAGGTCGAGGTCGAGGCCGTCGTGGGCGCGCCCGGGTCCGACACGGGTGGGGAGGCACCGTCGTGA
- the priA gene encoding bifunctional 1-(5-phosphoribosyl)-5-((5-phosphoribosylamino)methylideneamino)imidazole-4-carboxamide isomerase/phosphoribosylanthranilate isomerase PriA has translation MTDAPRLELLPAVDVAGGEAVQLVQGVAGTGGQFGDPWEAAKAWQDQGAEWLHLVDLDAAFGRGSNRELLAEIVGRLDILVEMSGGIRDGESLEAALATGCRRVNLGTAALEDPEWTAAAIAEHGDRVAVGLDVRGTTLAARGWTKDGGDLWETLERLDREGCARYVVTDVNKDGMLKGPNLELLREVCERTDRPVVASGGVSTLADIEAIRGLVPLGVEGAIVGSALYRGAFTLPAALDVAGRP, from the coding sequence ATGACCGACGCCCCCCGTCTCGAGCTCCTGCCCGCCGTCGACGTCGCCGGGGGTGAGGCCGTGCAGCTGGTGCAGGGCGTGGCCGGAACCGGCGGCCAGTTCGGCGACCCGTGGGAGGCCGCCAAGGCGTGGCAGGACCAGGGGGCCGAGTGGCTCCACCTCGTCGACCTCGACGCCGCGTTCGGCCGGGGCAGCAACCGCGAGCTGCTCGCCGAGATCGTGGGCCGGCTCGACATCTTGGTCGAGATGTCGGGAGGCATCCGTGACGGTGAGTCCCTCGAGGCCGCCCTCGCCACCGGATGCCGCCGGGTCAACCTCGGCACCGCAGCGCTGGAGGACCCGGAGTGGACCGCCGCGGCCATCGCCGAGCACGGCGACCGGGTGGCCGTCGGCCTCGACGTGCGGGGCACCACGCTCGCGGCTCGCGGCTGGACCAAGGACGGGGGCGACCTGTGGGAGACCCTCGAGCGGCTCGACCGTGAGGGCTGCGCGCGCTACGTCGTCACCGACGTGAACAAGGACGGCATGCTGAAGGGGCCGAACCTCGAGCTGCTGCGCGAGGTGTGCGAGCGCACCGACCGGCCGGTCGTCGCCTCCGGCGGGGTGTCGACGCTCGCCGACATCGAGGCCATCCGCGGGCTGGTGCCGCTCGGCGTGGAGGGGGCGATCGTCGGGTCGGCGCTCTACCGTGGCGCGTTCACGCTGCCCGCGGCCCTGGACGTGGCGGGCCGCCCATGA
- the hisH gene encoding imidazole glycerol phosphate synthase subunit HisH, whose translation MNPRVVVLDYGSGNVRSAVRALEHVGAVVELTADREAALSAAGLFVPGVGNFHACMAGLRRAGGPLLIETRLAGGRPVLGICVGMQVMFDGSDEPSAHPEPGLSEWPGTVARLKADVVPHMGWSTVRPPTGSRLFQGVEDERFYFVHSYAVQEWTMAEPSGHMAAVAPRVTWAHHGGDFVAAVENGPLSATQFHPEKSGEAGLALLENWVRTLR comes from the coding sequence ATGAACCCCCGAGTCGTCGTGCTCGACTACGGGAGCGGCAACGTCCGCTCCGCCGTCCGCGCCCTCGAGCACGTGGGGGCCGTTGTCGAGCTGACCGCCGACCGCGAGGCGGCCCTGTCCGCGGCGGGCCTCTTCGTGCCGGGCGTGGGCAACTTCCACGCCTGCATGGCAGGTCTGCGCCGCGCCGGCGGACCCCTGCTCATCGAGACTCGGCTCGCCGGCGGCCGTCCGGTGCTCGGCATCTGCGTCGGCATGCAGGTGATGTTCGACGGCTCCGACGAGCCGAGTGCCCACCCCGAGCCCGGGCTGTCGGAGTGGCCCGGCACGGTGGCACGGCTCAAGGCCGACGTCGTGCCCCACATGGGCTGGTCCACCGTCCGCCCGCCGACCGGTTCCCGCCTCTTCCAGGGCGTCGAGGACGAGCGCTTCTACTTCGTCCACTCGTATGCCGTGCAGGAGTGGACCATGGCCGAGCCCTCCGGGCACATGGCCGCCGTGGCCCCCCGGGTCACCTGGGCCCACCACGGCGGTGACTTCGTCGCCGCCGTCGAGAACGGCCCGCTGTCGGCCACCCAGTTCCACCCCGAGAAGTCGGGTGAGGCCGGACTCGCCCTGCTCGAGAACTGGGTGCGCACCCTCCGGTGA
- the hisB gene encoding imidazoleglycerol-phosphate dehydratase HisB, with amino-acid sequence MSSPDRIASLSRTTSESSVELELNLDGSGVGEVSTGVRFYDHMLLSLAKHSLIDLRVKATGDLDVDAHHTVEDVAIVLGDAVREALGDKRGISRFGDATVPLDEALVQAVVDVAGRPYVVHTGEPEGQEYVVIGGNYVGSLTRHVLESFAYHAGIALHVRVLAGRDPHHIVEAQFKAVARALRAAVARDPRVSGIPSAKGSL; translated from the coding sequence ATGAGCAGCCCCGACCGCATCGCGTCACTGAGCCGGACCACCTCCGAGAGCAGCGTCGAGCTCGAGCTGAACCTCGACGGCAGCGGGGTCGGCGAGGTGAGCACCGGCGTGCGCTTCTACGACCACATGCTGCTGTCGCTGGCGAAGCACTCGCTCATCGACCTGCGGGTCAAGGCCACCGGTGACCTCGACGTCGACGCCCACCACACGGTCGAGGACGTCGCCATCGTGCTCGGTGACGCGGTCCGCGAGGCGCTCGGCGACAAGCGGGGCATCTCCCGGTTCGGCGACGCCACCGTGCCGCTCGACGAGGCGCTCGTGCAGGCTGTCGTCGACGTGGCCGGCCGTCCCTACGTCGTGCACACGGGCGAGCCCGAGGGGCAGGAGTACGTCGTCATCGGCGGCAACTACGTGGGCTCGCTGACCCGACACGTCCTCGAGTCGTTCGCCTACCACGCGGGCATCGCCCTGCACGTGCGCGTGCTCGCCGGCCGCGACCCCCACCACATCGTCGAGGCGCAGTTCAAGGCGGTTGCCCGGGCGCTGCGGGCGGCCGTGGCGCGCGACCCGCGCGTGAGCGGCATCCCCAGCGCGAAGGGCAGCCTGTAG
- a CDS encoding histidinol-phosphate transaminase — translation MSRLRELLRPDLRGKTAYGAPQLDVAVRLNTNENSYPVPDDVVRDITAAVAEVAPHLNRYPDREFTELRTALAGYLTSTSGVEVTPEEVWAGNGSNEVLQHLLQAFGGPGRTALGFTPAYSMHPIISETVGTRWVDGKRGMGADGPFGLTVESAVAQVREHQPNVVFLCSPNNPTGTALSLELVEAVHDAAADAVVVVDEAYEEFAREGVPSALTLLEGRERLVVTRTMSKAFAFAGGRLGYLAAAPALTDMLRLVRLPYHLSTPTQAIALAALRHAPEMLSTVAVIKHQRDRIVDGLRELGLDPVPSDANFVFFGGLPDSAVAWQALLDRGVLVRDVGIPHYLRVTAGTPAETDAFLAAMAEVVPELLSTAGTAGDPTPANVPGHETVPATAQERPA, via the coding sequence GTGAGCCGGCTGCGGGAGCTGCTGCGCCCCGACCTGCGCGGCAAGACCGCCTACGGCGCGCCCCAGCTCGACGTCGCCGTGCGGCTCAACACCAACGAGAACTCCTACCCGGTGCCCGACGACGTGGTGCGCGACATCACCGCCGCGGTCGCCGAGGTCGCGCCGCACCTCAACCGCTACCCGGACCGCGAGTTCACCGAGCTGCGCACCGCGCTGGCCGGCTACCTCACCTCGACCTCCGGTGTGGAGGTCACGCCTGAGGAGGTCTGGGCCGGCAACGGGTCCAACGAGGTGCTGCAGCACCTCCTCCAGGCCTTCGGTGGCCCGGGCCGCACCGCGCTCGGCTTCACGCCGGCATACTCCATGCACCCCATCATCAGCGAGACGGTCGGCACCCGGTGGGTGGACGGGAAGCGGGGCATGGGGGCGGACGGGCCCTTCGGCCTCACGGTGGAGTCGGCCGTGGCGCAGGTGCGCGAGCACCAGCCCAACGTCGTGTTCCTCTGCTCGCCCAACAACCCCACCGGCACGGCGCTGTCCCTGGAGCTCGTCGAGGCGGTCCACGACGCGGCCGCGGACGCCGTCGTGGTGGTCGACGAGGCCTACGAGGAGTTCGCCCGCGAGGGCGTGCCGAGCGCCCTGACCCTGCTCGAGGGGCGCGAGCGCCTCGTCGTGACGCGCACCATGAGCAAGGCCTTCGCGTTCGCCGGCGGCAGGCTCGGCTACCTGGCCGCGGCGCCGGCGCTCACCGACATGTTGCGGCTGGTGCGCCTGCCCTACCACCTGTCGACCCCCACCCAGGCGATCGCCCTGGCCGCGCTGCGGCACGCGCCGGAGATGCTCTCGACGGTCGCGGTCATCAAGCACCAGCGCGACCGCATCGTCGACGGGCTGCGCGAGCTGGGGCTCGACCCGGTGCCGAGCGACGCCAACTTCGTGTTCTTCGGTGGGCTCCCTGACTCCGCGGTGGCCTGGCAGGCGCTGCTCGACCGGGGCGTCCTGGTCCGCGACGTCGGCATCCCCCACTACCTTCGGGTCACGGCCGGCACCCCGGCCGAGACCGACGCCTTCCTGGCGGCGATGGCGGAGGTCGTCCCCGAGCTGCTGTCCACCGCCGGCACCGCCGGCGACCCCACCCCCGCCAACGTCCCCGGACACGAGACCGTGCCCGCCACCGCACAGGAGCGCCCCGCATGA
- the hisD gene encoding histidinol dehydrogenase: MMSTIDLRGRVLSTRELRQALPRAEFDVEAALETVRPICEAVRHRGAEALYELGERFDGVRPHSLRVPSEVLSAALEALDPAVRAALEESIRRARVVHADQRRTDTTTEVVPGGQVTERWVPVDRVGLYVPGGLAVYPSSVVMNVVPAQAAGVGSLAVASPPQRENSGVFAGYPHPTILAACALLGVDEVYAVGGAQAVAAFAYGFDDEDEACEPVSLVTGPGNIYVAAAKRLLKGLIGIDAEAGPTEIAILADETADAEHVASDLISQAEHDPLAASVLVTDSPDLVERVEAALERRVAQTKHTERVRTALTGRQSGTVLVDDVEAGLAVVNAYAAEHLEIQTRDAAAVTAGVRNAGAVFVGPWAPVSLGDYAAGSNHVLPTGGCAVHSSGLSVQSFLRGIHVVTYDESALREVARHVVTLAHAEDLPAHGEAVTARFGDAL, encoded by the coding sequence ATGATGTCCACGATCGACCTGCGCGGCCGCGTGCTCAGCACGCGGGAGCTGCGTCAGGCACTGCCACGCGCCGAGTTCGACGTCGAGGCGGCACTGGAGACGGTGCGCCCGATCTGCGAGGCCGTGCGTCATCGTGGAGCCGAGGCGCTCTACGAGCTGGGGGAGCGCTTCGACGGCGTGCGCCCCCACTCGCTGCGGGTGCCCTCCGAGGTGCTGTCCGCCGCCCTCGAGGCCCTCGACCCCGCCGTCCGCGCAGCCCTGGAGGAGTCGATCCGCCGGGCCCGGGTCGTGCACGCCGACCAGCGGCGCACCGACACCACGACCGAGGTCGTGCCGGGTGGCCAGGTCACCGAGCGCTGGGTGCCCGTCGACCGGGTCGGCCTCTACGTGCCCGGCGGCCTCGCCGTCTACCCCTCCAGCGTCGTCATGAACGTCGTCCCCGCGCAGGCCGCCGGCGTCGGTTCCCTCGCCGTCGCCAGCCCTCCGCAGCGGGAGAACAGCGGCGTGTTCGCCGGCTACCCGCACCCGACCATCCTCGCCGCGTGCGCCCTGCTCGGCGTCGACGAGGTGTATGCCGTGGGCGGCGCCCAGGCCGTGGCCGCGTTCGCCTACGGCTTCGACGACGAGGACGAGGCCTGCGAGCCGGTCAGCCTCGTCACCGGTCCGGGCAACATCTACGTCGCCGCCGCCAAGCGCCTGCTCAAGGGCCTGATCGGCATCGACGCCGAGGCTGGTCCCACCGAGATCGCGATCCTCGCCGACGAGACCGCTGATGCCGAGCACGTCGCCTCCGACCTGATCAGCCAGGCCGAGCACGACCCGCTGGCGGCATCGGTGCTGGTCACCGACAGCCCCGACCTCGTCGAGCGTGTCGAAGCAGCCCTCGAGCGCCGCGTCGCCCAGACGAAGCACACCGAACGGGTCCGCACCGCCCTCACCGGGCGGCAGTCGGGCACGGTGCTCGTCGACGACGTCGAGGCCGGGCTGGCCGTGGTCAACGCGTATGCCGCGGAGCACCTCGAGATCCAGACGCGCGACGCCGCGGCGGTCACCGCTGGAGTTCGCAACGCCGGGGCCGTCTTCGTCGGGCCGTGGGCCCCCGTCAGCCTCGGCGACTACGCCGCGGGCTCCAACCACGTGCTGCCCACCGGTGGGTGCGCGGTGCACAGCAGCGGGCTGTCGGTGCAGTCCTTCCTGCGCGGCATCCACGTCGTCACCTACGACGAGTCGGCCCTGAGAGAGGTCGCCCGCCACGTGGTGACCCTGGCCCACGCCGAGGACCTCCCGGCCCACGGCGAGGCTGTCACCGCCCGCTTCGGCGACGCGCTGTGA